The following are encoded together in the Bradymonas sediminis genome:
- a CDS encoding tetratricopeptide repeat protein, protein MKISKPNSAVSEPRDDAPSHWALPSVEALGVPSWGVLILLATLPFAFDTGLRSFETLKELLLVAGMGVVLVSWGVAALRRGRFIVAPARVAILGAIFALYALVSIIWAEHRLWSLWEALHFVALAVALLITAAPSGRALGFGDIALASALGGLGAAVFGGLDLVGMGGFRPGWDPAGPTGAFDTPEFGAAYFVVILPIIWGGALCSRGVRRVFLALSFLISLAYFSLLAGWLWAGVLGGLGIVAAIFVGAFQRQQALRVLLPSVVLSALAGVFALVMTVALGAAPASSGQSGVTQLFSEYGVAGFSLFALWVLAIFAVAISGLISRGQAYALNEGRAEEGATYWLVEHWAMLSAGLAGVGFMLFTPLLSLAPAALSWVVILGVLARVSAKYNGFTGWSSARRAAAPEPGARASFGALRVFAGAAILVGLAILVPATLQTGASYYRGKGDRWLLSEGYHDAIDAYKSALRWYPVAGDIPFNIAQASAHIGDDREARAWVDRALKVRPDDIGALTLKGRLLLNDADISKAVGVGRRAVKAHPDNLEASNILLSALILEQRYEDAVAQAQKMLTHDLPPVENARLTSLLAELQKEVLRAETPEDSL, encoded by the coding sequence ATGAAAATATCGAAGCCAAATAGTGCCGTATCGGAGCCCCGCGACGATGCCCCGAGTCATTGGGCGCTGCCGTCTGTCGAGGCGCTGGGCGTGCCGTCGTGGGGAGTGCTGATTCTCCTGGCCACACTGCCTTTTGCGTTTGACACCGGGCTGCGCAGCTTCGAGACGCTCAAGGAATTGCTGCTGGTCGCAGGCATGGGCGTGGTGTTGGTGAGTTGGGGCGTCGCTGCCCTGCGACGCGGCCGCTTTATCGTGGCGCCGGCGCGCGTCGCGATTCTCGGGGCAATCTTCGCGCTCTACGCGCTCGTCTCGATCATCTGGGCCGAGCACAGGTTATGGAGCCTATGGGAGGCGCTGCATTTTGTGGCGCTGGCGGTTGCGCTGTTGATTACGGCGGCGCCCAGCGGTCGAGCGCTGGGCTTTGGGGATATTGCCCTGGCGAGCGCGCTCGGAGGGCTGGGCGCGGCGGTCTTCGGGGGCCTCGACCTGGTCGGAATGGGCGGATTTAGGCCGGGTTGGGACCCAGCGGGGCCGACGGGCGCCTTCGACACGCCGGAGTTCGGGGCTGCGTATTTTGTGGTGATCCTGCCGATTATCTGGGGCGGCGCGCTCTGTTCGCGGGGTGTCCGTCGCGTTTTTTTGGCGCTTAGCTTTCTGATCTCCCTCGCGTATTTTTCGCTGCTCGCCGGCTGGCTATGGGCAGGGGTTTTAGGCGGTCTGGGTATCGTGGCCGCGATCTTCGTCGGGGCGTTCCAGCGGCAGCAAGCGCTGCGCGTTCTTTTGCCTTCGGTGGTCCTGAGCGCGCTCGCTGGCGTATTCGCGTTGGTGATGACGGTCGCTTTAGGCGCCGCGCCAGCGTCCAGCGGGCAGAGCGGCGTGACCCAGCTCTTCAGTGAGTACGGCGTCGCGGGGTTCTCGCTCTTCGCGCTGTGGGTATTGGCGATCTTCGCCGTTGCGATTTCGGGCCTGATAAGTCGTGGGCAGGCCTACGCGCTCAACGAGGGGCGCGCGGAGGAGGGCGCGACGTATTGGCTCGTGGAGCATTGGGCCATGCTCAGCGCGGGGTTGGCCGGGGTGGGTTTTATGCTCTTTACCCCGTTATTGTCGCTCGCCCCGGCCGCGCTCAGTTGGGTGGTGATATTGGGCGTATTGGCGCGGGTCTCAGCGAAATATAATGGCTTTACTGGTTGGTCGAGCGCCCGAAGGGCCGCTGCGCCTGAGCCCGGCGCTCGCGCGAGTTTCGGGGCGCTTCGCGTCTTCGCAGGCGCCGCGATTCTGGTCGGCCTCGCGATTCTTGTGCCCGCGACGCTTCAGACCGGGGCGAGTTATTATCGCGGCAAGGGGGATCGATGGTTGCTCAGCGAGGGCTATCACGACGCGATTGACGCGTATAAGTCCGCGCTGCGCTGGTATCCCGTGGCGGGTGATATTCCTTTTAATATCGCGCAGGCGAGCGCGCATATCGGCGACGATAGGGAGGCGAGGGCGTGGGTTGACCGAGCGCTGAAGGTGCGGCCCGATGATATCGGCGCGCTGACCTTAAAGGGGCGGCTATTGCTCAATGACGCGGATATTTCAAAGGCGGTCGGTGTCGGCCGTCGGGCGGTGAAGGCTCATCCGGATAACCTCGAGGCGAGCAATATCTTACTGTCGGCGCTTATCCTCGAGCAACGCTACGAAGACGCCGTCGCCCAGGCCCAGAAGATGCTGACGCACGACCTGCCGCCCGTTGAAAACGCGCGTCTGACGAGCCTGCTCGCCGAGTTGCAGAAGGAAGTTCTCAGGGCCGAGACGCCTGAAGATTCGCTTTAA
- the lepB gene encoding signal peptidase I, which produces MTTDEQTEPTYSGEIKARKKSVAVLLTFLCPGLGSLYLGQMMRGLVINLLFLMALEIFVIAWSVTQFFPLPPFLVFVGGWLLFSTLLALENMRRIDEIEPYILRGYNHWTLYLVTFLLTFLLPIALTLNFGAKNLWHFEPVHTNAMYPTIQAGDLVLTDRNAFRAAPPSVGDIVAVKTTKGPSHDFLRIVAQPDDIIEMEGQALTINENEVRQAPLQPEEVVGAHLDEASELRPMVEHNRDQRYVIATSPNTFSGYILPPNQLSENAYFLLADNRSQTPDFIAKGVHNDPRDSRNFGPVGSNDFRGVPRYILWSRGPDGSVRWDRIGLRVR; this is translated from the coding sequence GTGACCACCGACGAGCAGACAGAGCCGACCTATTCAGGCGAAATTAAAGCGCGCAAAAAATCGGTCGCGGTGCTGCTGACCTTCCTTTGCCCGGGCCTTGGCTCGCTCTATCTCGGCCAGATGATGCGCGGGCTGGTGATCAACCTGCTCTTTCTGATGGCGCTGGAGATCTTCGTCATCGCCTGGAGCGTGACTCAGTTTTTCCCCCTGCCCCCCTTCCTGGTCTTCGTCGGCGGCTGGCTGCTCTTTAGCACCCTGCTCGCGCTGGAGAATATGCGGCGCATCGATGAGATCGAGCCCTATATCCTGCGCGGATATAATCATTGGACGCTCTATTTAGTGACCTTCCTGCTCACCTTCCTGCTGCCGATCGCGCTGACGCTAAACTTCGGCGCCAAAAACCTGTGGCATTTCGAACCCGTCCACACCAACGCGATGTACCCGACGATTCAGGCCGGCGACCTGGTGCTGACCGATCGAAACGCATTTCGCGCGGCCCCGCCGAGCGTCGGCGATATCGTCGCCGTGAAGACGACCAAGGGGCCGAGTCACGACTTTTTGCGCATCGTCGCCCAGCCCGATGACATCATCGAGATGGAGGGGCAGGCCCTTACGATCAACGAAAACGAGGTCCGCCAGGCCCCACTTCAACCCGAAGAGGTCGTGGGCGCACACCTCGATGAAGCCAGCGAATTACGCCCCATGGTCGAGCACAATCGCGACCAGCGCTACGTCATAGCGACCTCGCCAAATACCTTCTCGGGCTATATTTTGCCCCCGAATCAACTCAGCGAAAACGCCTATTTCCTGCTGGCAGATAACCGCAGCCAGACCCCGGATTTTATCGCCAAGGGCGTCCACAATGACCCGCGCGATAGCCGCAACTTCGGCCCGGTGGGGAGCAACGATTTCCGCGGCGTCCCGCGCTATATCCTCTGGTCGCGCGGCCCCGATGGCTCGGTGCGCTGGGACCGTATTGGTCTGCGCGTTCGCTAA
- a CDS encoding FAD-dependent oxidoreductase, with protein MTKNGILDSDKVESTVIGAGPVGCVLALVLARRGHQVTLYERRPDIRHEDPAGGRSINLVLTERGLRILGRLGLRDEILSLTVPVLGRMMHSLESKLAYQPYGKDDSECNYSVSRTRLNASLLDAAEAAGVAIHFNQICIDADFESGQVELKDAVSGEHTRRAAGVIFGADGSPSAIRHALVAQGHAEATVDKLNFGYKELYFPAPSSSTDTAAMADHALHIWPRGDHFLMGLANLDGSFTGTAYLPLDGKNSFAELDTPASVRAFFEGQYPDSVRLLSDDFVDAFLANPTGTLGTVRCAPYHLDARALLVGDAAHGIVPFFGQGLNCGFEDCLVLDDLFEQFAHNNAPPEDRLAAIFAQFSALRKPNADAIAEMALDNFVEMRAKVGDPNFLLQKKVEHRIENEMPDIYRSRYAVVMYSALPYRRAFEIGELQQAILRELCEGIEDAAQADMRQARDLIEAKLLPYYERFGIALDF; from the coding sequence ATGACTAAGAACGGCATTTTGGACTCCGACAAGGTCGAATCCACCGTCATCGGCGCCGGCCCCGTCGGCTGCGTGCTCGCCCTTGTGCTGGCGCGCCGCGGCCACCAGGTCACGCTCTATGAGCGTCGCCCCGATATCCGTCACGAAGACCCGGCCGGCGGCCGCTCCATCAACCTCGTGCTGACCGAGCGCGGCCTGCGCATCCTTGGGCGCCTGGGACTTCGCGACGAGATACTCAGCCTCACCGTCCCGGTCCTCGGGCGCATGATGCACTCCCTCGAATCGAAGTTGGCCTATCAGCCCTACGGAAAGGACGATTCGGAGTGTAATTATTCGGTGTCACGCACCCGGCTCAACGCCTCGTTGCTCGACGCCGCCGAAGCCGCCGGCGTCGCGATTCACTTCAATCAAATCTGCATCGACGCGGATTTCGAGTCCGGCCAGGTCGAACTCAAAGACGCGGTCAGCGGCGAACACACCCGGCGAGCCGCGGGCGTTATCTTTGGCGCGGATGGTTCGCCGTCGGCGATTCGCCACGCCCTGGTCGCCCAGGGCCACGCCGAGGCAACCGTCGACAAGCTCAACTTCGGCTATAAGGAGCTCTATTTTCCGGCGCCCTCCTCCTCGACGGACACCGCCGCCATGGCCGACCACGCCCTGCATATTTGGCCGCGCGGCGACCACTTCCTCATGGGCCTGGCCAACCTCGACGGCAGCTTTACCGGCACCGCCTATCTGCCGCTCGACGGCAAAAACAGCTTCGCCGAGCTCGACACCCCCGCGAGCGTTCGCGCCTTCTTTGAGGGCCAATACCCCGACTCGGTTCGCCTGCTCTCCGACGACTTTGTCGACGCGTTCCTCGCCAACCCCACTGGCACACTCGGCACCGTCCGCTGCGCCCCCTACCACCTCGACGCGCGCGCCCTGCTCGTGGGCGACGCCGCCCATGGCATCGTTCCGTTCTTTGGCCAGGGGCTCAACTGCGGCTTCGAAGATTGCCTCGTCCTCGACGACCTCTTCGAGCAATTTGCCCACAATAACGCCCCCCCAGAAGACCGCCTCGCCGCCATCTTCGCTCAGTTCTCAGCGCTGCGAAAACCCAACGCCGACGCCATCGCCGAGATGGCCCTCGATAATTTTGTGGAGATGCGCGCGAAGGTCGGCGACCCGAACTTCCTTCTTCAAAAAAAGGTCGAGCATCGCATCGAAAACGAGATGCCCGACATCTATCGCTCCCGCTACGCGGTGGTGATGTATAGCGCGCTCCCCTACCGGCGCGCCTTCGAAATCGGCGAGCTCCAGCAGGCGATTCTTCGCGAGTTATGTGAGGGGATTGAGGACGCCGCACAGGCCGACATGCGGCAGGCCCGCGACCTCATCGAGGCCAAACTTTTGCCGTATTATGAGCGCTTTGGGATCGCGTTGGATTTTTGA
- a CDS encoding carboxypeptidase regulatory-like domain-containing protein, giving the protein MFSSSDEPVDAPRVQAKDTPSIHGFLVDSAGQPIVGGQVEAGDAGRVKTAEDGSFRFDDLKPGTYKIGATADGFVAGGPPGLRSVEVTLAAGSDAASIRDLRLILQRVGTIRGRVVASGRPVPNATVGIYYQSAQGLADPIEPYVVDAAATSDTNGNFELRDLAPGRLQLLIEAEDYALAESRHLFVEPGENLGPVVIDLAPSATLIGEVVDTQGEAIGAEIVLRSESARPGQQRISRRSQADKTGRFFFRNIPAGVYSLEAISPGFRNTRVEEIEAVVGKTSRHDMVMEPGDGIFGRVLDHTGAPVAGAYVVFNPFGGPAEESHPRAWQRRVRTNQDGQFQWADPPEPNYVATAISPQHADSKPQSVRRGVSNDFELGAPGGIRGRVVGPDGRPVQSFSVGVSNFESEGPIAYNMREVGIERVNDSTGQFHLPRLRPGKYWLSVESPDFAPGTSEMIVTRAGSVASGVVIQLGQAGRVAGTVRDERTGNPIAGAHVAVFEPGSPFSANATRTDQDGRFRIEGVAPGRRSLRVTKKGFVTTVSSGLDVTQNRETTRDITMATQQPGERMRFEGIGAMLSKHEGGVRVQKVFEGHPASQFGLKENDFILGVDGTDVDDLALSHVVERIRGQRGVPVELQVERHGEGRITLEIERGQVIVK; this is encoded by the coding sequence ATGTTTTCATCCAGCGACGAACCGGTCGATGCGCCGCGCGTCCAGGCCAAAGACACTCCGTCGATTCACGGATTCCTTGTCGACTCCGCGGGGCAACCCATCGTCGGCGGGCAGGTGGAAGCAGGCGATGCTGGGCGCGTCAAGACCGCTGAAGACGGCAGCTTTCGCTTCGATGACCTCAAGCCTGGGACCTATAAAATTGGCGCGACCGCCGACGGATTTGTCGCCGGCGGCCCGCCCGGTCTTCGCAGCGTCGAGGTCACGCTCGCAGCGGGAAGTGACGCGGCCTCGATCCGCGACCTTCGCCTTATATTACAAAGGGTTGGGACCATTCGGGGACGCGTCGTCGCCTCCGGTCGACCGGTGCCAAACGCCACGGTCGGCATCTATTATCAATCCGCCCAGGGACTCGCCGACCCGATCGAGCCCTATGTCGTCGACGCCGCCGCGACCAGCGACACCAACGGAAATTTCGAACTTCGAGACCTCGCCCCGGGGCGCCTCCAATTGCTGATCGAGGCCGAGGACTACGCCCTCGCCGAGAGCCGTCACCTCTTCGTCGAGCCCGGCGAGAACCTCGGCCCGGTCGTCATCGACCTCGCCCCGAGCGCGACGCTTATCGGCGAGGTCGTCGATACCCAGGGCGAAGCGATTGGCGCAGAAATTGTGCTTCGCTCCGAGTCCGCGCGACCCGGGCAACAGCGCATCAGCCGGCGCAGCCAGGCCGATAAAACCGGGCGTTTTTTCTTCCGAAATATCCCCGCCGGCGTCTACTCACTGGAGGCCATTTCGCCCGGATTTCGCAACACTCGAGTCGAAGAGATCGAAGCCGTGGTGGGTAAAACGAGCCGACACGATATGGTGATGGAGCCCGGCGATGGGATCTTCGGGCGCGTCCTCGATCATACCGGTGCACCGGTGGCCGGGGCCTATGTGGTCTTCAATCCCTTCGGCGGCCCGGCCGAGGAGTCGCACCCAAGAGCCTGGCAAAGACGCGTTCGCACCAACCAGGACGGGCAATTTCAATGGGCAGACCCGCCCGAGCCGAATTATGTCGCCACCGCCATTTCGCCGCAGCACGCCGATTCCAAACCGCAGAGTGTGCGCCGCGGCGTTTCCAATGACTTCGAGCTCGGCGCGCCCGGCGGGATTCGCGGGCGCGTTGTCGGACCGGACGGTCGCCCCGTGCAATCGTTTAGCGTGGGCGTGAGCAATTTCGAGAGCGAGGGGCCCATCGCCTATAATATGCGCGAAGTCGGCATTGAACGGGTCAACGATTCAACCGGTCAATTTCATCTTCCGCGACTTCGCCCCGGCAAATATTGGCTCAGCGTGGAGAGCCCGGACTTCGCCCCCGGCACCTCTGAGATGATTGTGACGCGCGCCGGAAGCGTGGCCTCGGGCGTGGTCATTCAGCTCGGGCAGGCCGGGCGCGTCGCCGGAACCGTACGCGACGAGAGGACCGGCAACCCCATCGCCGGCGCGCATGTCGCGGTCTTCGAGCCCGGCTCGCCATTTTCGGCCAACGCGACGCGCACCGATCAGGACGGTCGCTTCCGCATCGAAGGCGTCGCGCCGGGGCGCCGAAGCCTTCGGGTCACCAAAAAAGGATTCGTGACCACCGTCTCCTCGGGATTGGACGTCACGCAGAATCGCGAGACCACCCGCGATATCACCATGGCGACCCAGCAGCCCGGCGAGCGAATGCGCTTTGAGGGGATCGGCGCAATGCTCAGCAAACATGAGGGCGGCGTGCGCGTTCAGAAGGTCTTTGAAGGACACCCGGCGAGCCAATTCGGGCTCAAAGAGAACGACTTTATCCTCGGCGTCGACGGGACCGACGTCGATGATCTGGCGCTCTCGCATGTGGTCGAGAGGATTCGCGGCCAGCGAGGCGTGCCGGTCGAGCTCCAGGTCGAGCGCCACGGTGAGGGGCGCATCACGCTTGAGATTGAGCGGGGACAAGTTATTGTAAAGTAG
- the ybeY gene encoding rRNA maturation RNase YbeY, whose protein sequence is MSTEITTQGTAEQHPRAKALIQTIAKRAASHFRALGLADPELSVVLCDNDTIHAINKEWRGEDKPTDVLSFPLHEFEEPGVFDPMLTAFDGEDGPGLSLGDIIISLEYAEGLLETREHHRRVAQELGVAPESLAWSFDDEVHFLLIHGILHLVGHDHMEVDEEEAMKAEERRLWEHAAAETQGDN, encoded by the coding sequence ATGTCGACGGAAATAACGACTCAGGGGACAGCCGAGCAACATCCAAGAGCAAAGGCGCTGATACAGACGATAGCCAAAAGGGCCGCGAGTCACTTCCGCGCCTTGGGCCTGGCTGACCCTGAACTGTCGGTCGTGCTTTGCGATAACGACACGATCCACGCCATCAATAAGGAGTGGCGAGGGGAAGACAAGCCCACCGACGTGCTCTCTTTTCCCCTGCACGAATTCGAGGAGCCCGGCGTCTTTGACCCCATGCTGACCGCCTTCGACGGCGAGGACGGCCCGGGACTTTCGCTCGGCGATATCATCATCAGCCTCGAATATGCCGAGGGACTTTTGGAGACCCGCGAGCATCATCGCAGGGTCGCCCAGGAGTTGGGCGTGGCACCAGAGTCACTGGCCTGGAGCTTCGACGACGAAGTTCATTTCCTGCTCATCCACGGCATCCTGCACCTGGTCGGCCACGACCATATGGAGGTCGACGAAGAAGAGGCGATGAAGGCCGAGGAGCGTCGGCTCTGGGAGCACGCGGCGGCAGAAACTCAGGGCGATAATTAA
- a CDS encoding HD family phosphohydrolase has product MLRHPSVQFLAFAAFIAALVAIVSAGFEVRGMSIREDSIGEVARTDIKATRDFEFVESDEAATESARIKVSNSVPPVFDWQEGLAAQMRERTNTAFSSMRQALAARARAYLEANQPALYERLAQETATHDSPQSWLEPIASTRLINWSHELRDEFFDIHINAELSEATFEVFAAEGFSERAQGVVENVIGRVLSNMIVRDMSTLDRHQGQGIYLRRLRGEKLLIVYYITDIREKFVPLARAETLVQKSADEVLANNRSREFRRALIATVSLLVRPNITYNEAKTVEKREAARHAVKDVVVRESFRKGQVVIESGGIITERQYRIVQEMLQEGAFFNRAQVVSGITLLVLLLVGALFVFGRRNLRHFRPSAKDIVFTSTTMVLMLFLIWLGGALFDTLGEQLEWSNAQAWYFLIPVASAGMLIRLVLNNEHAVVFTIIFSALVGMITDSSLYMMFFTLVGTLVGIGAVQQVKHRMALMWSGLWVGAANVAVVLALILLEGELFQLDTLHTMLFAFASGVFSGFFVLAVLPLFETVFGYTTDIKLLELANLNHPLLRELIMRAPGSYHHSMMVGSLSEAAAEAVGANPLLCRVGSYYHDIGKAKNPQYFAENQRLGENPHDKLKPNMSALIIKAHVKDGLEMARQHRLPLELQDFIAQHHGTSLISYFYHRAKSMEDPDISTVDEKDYRYPGPKPQSRETAICLLADGTEAASRALPDPTPARLKGLVQRMINKAFTDGQLDECDLTLKDLNSIAEAFNRTLKGIYHHRPEYPEQKKRTPRQTPATGTAQPASQPPPRGRQADAAKTNESKKTPTREVPAADSSSDVWEITKERVESMQRDADVDGNNDSGDSRATSKSKGADTDDSQKGRESLPRLGPG; this is encoded by the coding sequence TTGCTTCGCCACCCTTCCGTGCAATTTCTGGCGTTTGCGGCGTTTATCGCGGCGCTGGTGGCGATCGTGTCGGCGGGCTTCGAAGTGCGCGGGATGAGCATCCGCGAGGACTCCATCGGCGAGGTCGCGCGCACCGATATCAAGGCCACCCGCGACTTCGAATTTGTGGAGTCCGACGAGGCGGCCACCGAGTCGGCGCGCATCAAGGTCTCCAACTCCGTGCCGCCGGTCTTTGACTGGCAAGAGGGGCTCGCCGCCCAGATGCGCGAGCGCACCAACACCGCGTTCTCCTCGATGCGCCAGGCACTTGCCGCGCGCGCGCGCGCGTATCTTGAGGCGAATCAGCCCGCGCTTTATGAGCGCCTGGCCCAGGAGACCGCCACCCACGACTCGCCGCAATCCTGGCTCGAACCCATCGCCTCCACCCGCCTGATCAACTGGTCGCATGAGCTTCGCGACGAGTTCTTCGACATCCATATCAACGCCGAGCTCTCCGAGGCGACCTTTGAAGTGTTCGCCGCCGAGGGCTTTAGCGAGCGCGCCCAGGGCGTGGTCGAGAACGTCATCGGCCGGGTGCTCTCGAATATGATCGTGCGCGATATGAGCACGCTCGACCGCCACCAGGGCCAGGGCATCTACCTGCGCCGACTGCGCGGCGAGAAGCTGCTCATCGTCTATTATATCACCGATATTCGCGAGAAATTCGTCCCCCTGGCGCGCGCCGAGACGCTCGTACAAAAGTCGGCCGACGAGGTCCTGGCGAATAACCGCTCACGCGAATTTCGCCGCGCGCTCATCGCCACCGTGTCGCTCTTGGTGCGCCCCAATATCACCTATAATGAGGCCAAGACCGTCGAGAAACGCGAGGCCGCGCGCCACGCGGTCAAAGACGTGGTGGTCCGCGAAAGCTTCCGCAAAGGCCAGGTCGTCATCGAAAGCGGCGGGATTATCACCGAGCGCCAATACCGCATCGTTCAAGAGATGCTTCAAGAAGGCGCGTTCTTTAACCGGGCGCAGGTCGTCTCCGGCATCACGCTCTTGGTCTTGCTCTTGGTGGGCGCGCTCTTTGTCTTCGGGCGCCGAAACCTTCGCCACTTTCGCCCCTCGGCCAAAGATATCGTCTTCACCTCGACCACGATGGTGCTGATGCTGTTTCTTATCTGGCTGGGCGGCGCGCTCTTCGACACCCTCGGCGAGCAGCTCGAGTGGTCGAACGCGCAGGCCTGGTATTTCCTGATCCCGGTGGCATCGGCTGGCATGTTGATTCGACTGGTGCTCAATAACGAGCACGCCGTCGTCTTTACGATCATCTTCAGCGCCCTGGTCGGCATGATCACCGACAGCTCGCTGTATATGATGTTCTTCACCCTGGTCGGCACGCTTGTGGGCATCGGCGCGGTGCAGCAGGTCAAGCACCGCATGGCCCTGATGTGGTCCGGGCTTTGGGTCGGCGCAGCCAACGTCGCCGTGGTGCTGGCGCTGATCTTATTGGAGGGCGAATTATTCCAATTGGACACCCTCCATACGATGCTCTTCGCCTTCGCAAGCGGCGTCTTCAGCGGCTTCTTCGTCCTGGCGGTGCTGCCGCTTTTTGAGACGGTCTTCGGCTATACCACCGACATTAAATTGCTCGAATTGGCCAACCTGAACCACCCGCTCTTGCGCGAATTAATCATGCGCGCGCCGGGCTCCTACCATCATAGTATGATGGTCGGCTCACTCAGCGAGGCGGCCGCCGAAGCGGTCGGCGCCAACCCTCTCCTATGCCGCGTGGGCTCCTATTATCACGATATCGGCAAGGCCAAAAACCCGCAGTATTTCGCCGAAAACCAGCGCCTCGGCGAGAACCCGCACGACAAACTCAAGCCCAATATGAGCGCGCTGATTATCAAGGCGCATGTCAAAGACGGGCTCGAGATGGCGCGCCAGCACCGCCTCCCGCTGGAGCTTCAAGACTTCATCGCTCAGCACCATGGCACCAGCCTCATCTCGTATTTCTACCATCGCGCGAAGTCGATGGAAGACCCCGACATCTCGACGGTCGACGAAAAAGACTATCGCTATCCCGGGCCCAAACCCCAGAGCCGCGAGACCGCCATTTGCCTGCTCGCTGACGGCACCGAAGCCGCCAGCCGCGCCCTGCCCGACCCGACGCCCGCGCGACTTAAAGGGCTGGTTCAACGCATGATCAACAAGGCATTTACCGACGGACAGCTCGACGAATGCGACCTGACGCTCAAGGACCTCAACTCGATCGCCGAGGCGTTTAACCGCACCCTTAAAGGCATCTATCACCATCGCCCGGAATACCCGGAGCAAAAGAAGCGCACCCCGCGCCAGACCCCGGCGACCGGGACCGCGCAGCCCGCCTCGCAGCCGCCGCCGCGCGGACGCCAGGCGGACGCCGCTAAAACAAATGAGTCAAAGAAGACGCCGACGCGCGAGGTTCCCGCCGCGGACTCGAGCTCGGATGTCTGGGAAATAACCAAAGAACGTGTTGAATCAATGCAGAGGGACGCAGATGTCGACGGAAATAACGACTCAGGGGACAGCCGAGCAACATCCAAGAGCAAAGGCGCTGATACAGACGATAGCCAAAAGGGCCGCGAGTCACTTCCGCGCCTTGGGCCTGGCTGA
- a CDS encoding 2,3-bisphosphoglycerate-independent phosphoglycerate mutase: MNLDFIQKQAKSANTKMVMLVLDGLGGLPSGPNGQTELEAAHTPNLDALVRDGIAGLHLPVGAGITPGSGPGHLGLFGFDPTRYQVGRGVLAALGVEFDLQPGDVAARGNFCSLDEDGLVTDRRAGRISTERNEELCKLLEGIELDGAEVFIRTVKEHRLLFVLRGEGLNAEIADTDPQALGVKPLDVVAKTKAAEKTARLVAEFIEKAKERLAGHHPANMLLMRGFAQKPTWPTFREAYGLRACAIASYPMYRGVAKLVGMDTLHAPTTLEDKFALAAEKWDDYDFFFIHKKDVDSRGEDGDFAAKVAAIENADQAIPALMKLNPDVVVVTGDHSTPAQLAEHSWHPVPVLLHSKYCRTDEVETFGERACIRGALGPRLPGIELMPLMLANALRLAKFGA; this comes from the coding sequence ATGAATCTCGATTTTATTCAGAAGCAGGCCAAATCCGCGAATACCAAAATGGTGATGTTAGTGCTCGACGGGCTGGGCGGGTTGCCCAGCGGTCCGAACGGGCAGACCGAGCTTGAGGCGGCGCACACGCCAAACCTCGACGCGCTGGTGCGCGACGGCATCGCGGGGCTTCATCTGCCCGTGGGCGCCGGCATCACGCCGGGCAGCGGCCCGGGGCATCTGGGACTCTTTGGCTTTGACCCGACCAGATATCAGGTAGGGCGCGGCGTGCTGGCGGCGTTGGGGGTCGAGTTTGACCTGCAGCCGGGCGACGTCGCGGCGCGCGGTAACTTCTGCAGCCTCGACGAGGATGGCCTGGTGACGGACCGTCGCGCCGGGCGCATCAGCACCGAGCGCAACGAAGAGCTTTGCAAATTGCTCGAGGGCATCGAGCTCGACGGGGCCGAGGTCTTTATTCGCACGGTCAAGGAGCATCGCTTGCTCTTCGTGTTGCGCGGCGAGGGGCTAAATGCCGAGATCGCCGACACCGACCCGCAGGCGCTCGGCGTAAAGCCGCTCGATGTGGTCGCGAAGACGAAGGCCGCCGAGAAGACGGCGCGTCTGGTGGCTGAGTTTATCGAGAAGGCCAAAGAGCGCCTGGCAGGGCATCATCCGGCCAATATGTTGCTGATGCGCGGCTTCGCTCAGAAGCCGACTTGGCCGACCTTTCGCGAAGCCTACGGGCTGCGCGCCTGCGCCATCGCCAGCTACCCGATGTACCGGGGCGTGGCCAAGCTCGTGGGCATGGACACCCTGCACGCGCCGACCACGCTCGAAGACAAGTTCGCGCTGGCGGCCGAGAAATGGGACGATTACGACTTCTTCTTCATCCATAAAAAAGACGTCGACAGCCGCGGCGAAGACGGCGATTTTGCCGCCAAAGTCGCCGCGATTGAGAACGCCGACCAGGCCATCCCGGCGCTGATGAAGCTGAACCCCGACGTGGTCGTGGTGACCGGCGACCACTCGACGCCGGCGCAATTGGCCGAGCATAGCTGGCATCCGGTGCCGGTGCTGCTTCACTCGAAATATTGCCGCACCGATGAGGTCGAGACCTTCGGTGAGCGTGCCTGCATCCGCGGCGCGCTGGGGCCGAGGCTGCCGGGCATCGAGCTGATGCCGCTGATGCTGGCGAACGCCCTACGCCTGGCAAAGTTCGGCGCCTGA